A window of the Chloroflexota bacterium genome harbors these coding sequences:
- the dinB gene encoding DNA polymerase IV, producing the protein MGRVIFHIDLDAFFVSVERVLDPSLKGKPVVVGGDPRGRGVVSCASYEARPYGLHAGMPLGEAKRLCPQAIFISGRFEHYERASAHFMRILGEYAPHMESGGLDEAYADMTGTELLNGEPFVVAELIRRRVREEIGITASVGISSNKVVSKVASDHCKPDGLLEIAPGDERKFLAPLPVRKLWGVGEKVSAALEGELNIRTIGQLAEASPAVIHRRFGAWGDLLHLWANGIDDSPVSQRERQKSHSRETTFAKDIEDVQLLRATMRYLGERVGATMRSEGQRGRRVVLKLRYANFDTIVRHRTLRSWTNADAEIFAAGEALLKKALQERGGPVRLIGIGVSELQEATAQMPLFEEAMPRNERLAKALDAVRDKHGFTVIETGLARELKALYKEEKGDYALAPGPFSVSHRAGRAKAGEEAKKSRGGYVLATPALSR; encoded by the coding sequence ATGGGACGAGTCATCTTTCACATTGACCTGGATGCCTTTTTTGTCAGCGTGGAGCGGGTGCTGGACCCATCGTTGAAAGGGAAGCCGGTAGTCGTGGGCGGGGACCCGCGGGGCCGGGGGGTCGTCTCCTGCGCCTCATATGAGGCGCGGCCCTACGGCCTCCACGCCGGAATGCCGCTAGGCGAGGCGAAGCGCCTCTGCCCGCAGGCCATCTTTATCTCGGGGCGCTTCGAGCACTACGAGCGGGCTTCGGCCCATTTCATGCGCATCCTGGGCGAATACGCGCCGCACATGGAATCGGGCGGGCTGGATGAGGCCTACGCCGATATGACGGGGACGGAGCTGCTGAACGGCGAGCCGTTCGTCGTCGCAGAGCTGATACGGCGCCGGGTGCGGGAGGAGATCGGCATCACGGCATCGGTGGGCATCTCCAGCAACAAGGTCGTCTCCAAGGTCGCCTCAGATCACTGCAAGCCGGACGGCCTGCTGGAGATCGCGCCGGGGGATGAGCGGAAGTTCCTGGCGCCGCTGCCTGTGCGCAAGCTGTGGGGCGTGGGCGAAAAGGTCAGCGCGGCGCTGGAGGGCGAGCTGAACATCCGCACCATCGGCCAGCTGGCGGAGGCATCGCCGGCCGTGATCCATAGGCGCTTCGGCGCGTGGGGCGACCTGCTGCACCTGTGGGCAAATGGGATAGACGATAGCCCGGTGAGCCAGCGGGAGCGACAGAAATCGCATAGCCGGGAGACGACGTTCGCGAAGGACATCGAGGACGTGCAGCTGCTGCGGGCGACGATGCGCTACCTGGGCGAGCGCGTGGGGGCCACCATGCGGAGCGAGGGCCAGCGCGGCAGGCGCGTGGTCCTCAAGCTTCGCTACGCCAACTTCGATACCATCGTGCGGCACAGGACGCTGCGGAGCTGGACCAACGCGGACGCCGAGATCTTCGCCGCAGGGGAGGCGCTGCTCAAGAAGGCGCTGCAGGAGCGCGGCGGGCCGGTGCGGCTCATCGGTATCGGCGTGAGCGAATTGCAGGAGGCGACGGCGCAGATGCCGCTCTTTGAAGAGGCGATGCCGCGCAACGAGCGGCTGGCGAAGGCGCTGGACGCGGTGCGGGACAAGCACGGCTTCACTGTCATCGAGACGGGGCTGGCGCGGGAGCTGAAGGCCCTGTACAAGGAAGAGAAGGGCGACTATGCGCTGGCGCCGGGGCCCTTCTCTGTAAGCCACCGCGCTGGGCGGGCGAAGGCCGGGGAAGAGGCGAAGAAGAGTCGCGGGGGCTATGTGCTGGCGACGCCTGCGCTCTCAAGATAA
- a CDS encoding NAD(P)-dependent oxidoreductase: protein MTAAAMSATKIPPPNRNQRLCTAYPFAYHYSLFPRIPVPLPLRRMRCAILSALPPGGLVMLALGFIGLGKMGRPMSHNLLKAGFPLTVHNRSRAAVAELERSGAKAAHSPQEVSARSEVVMTCLPNVASVEEVYFGKDGLIEAARPGRLLIDHSTVGPKTSLAIHAAAKKKGVAFLDAPVSGGPLGATNAALTIMVGGEKADFDRAMPVFQAMGKAIRLCGPPSSGAIIKLANQLLVAIHTAAAAEALAFVTKAGGDPKIALEVLGTAFAASAMLNRNGPLTLERKFEPGTPVDLILKDLRLIAEVADESGTRILMGGQARQAFTEASLQGLGLKDMAALVQPLERLAGIEVRAKA from the coding sequence ATGACCGCCGCCGCAATGAGCGCGACGAAGATTCCGCCGCCTAACAGGAACCAACGTCTATGCACGGCATATCCTTTCGCCTACCACTATAGCCTGTTCCCGCGCATTCCAGTGCCCCTCCCCCTTCGCCGAATGCGCTGCGCTATACTGAGCGCACTTCCCCCTGGAGGACTCGTCATGCTCGCACTCGGCTTCATCGGCCTAGGGAAGATGGGCCGCCCCATGTCCCACAATCTCCTCAAAGCGGGCTTCCCCCTCACCGTCCACAATCGCAGCCGTGCTGCCGTCGCCGAGCTCGAGAGGTCCGGCGCCAAGGCCGCTCACTCTCCGCAAGAGGTTTCGGCTCGATCCGAGGTCGTCATGACCTGCCTCCCAAACGTGGCCTCTGTGGAAGAGGTCTATTTCGGCAAGGACGGCCTTATCGAAGCGGCGCGCCCAGGCCGGCTTCTTATAGACCACAGCACCGTCGGCCCAAAGACCAGCCTCGCTATCCACGCCGCCGCCAAAAAGAAGGGCGTCGCCTTTCTGGATGCCCCCGTCAGCGGCGGGCCTCTGGGCGCAACCAACGCTGCCCTCACCATCATGGTCGGCGGCGAGAAGGCCGATTTCGATCGCGCCATGCCCGTATTCCAGGCCATGGGCAAGGCCATTCGGCTCTGCGGTCCGCCCTCCAGCGGCGCGATCATCAAGCTGGCCAACCAGCTCCTCGTCGCCATCCACACCGCCGCCGCCGCTGAGGCCCTCGCCTTCGTCACCAAGGCCGGCGGCGATCCGAAGATCGCCCTAGAGGTCCTGGGCACCGCCTTCGCCGCCAGCGCCATGCTCAATCGCAACGGCCCGCTGACCCTGGAGCGCAAGTTCGAGCCCGGCACCCCGGTTGACCTCATCCTCAAGGACCTGCGCCTCATCGCCGAGGTGGCCGATGAATCCGGCACCCGCATCCTCATGGGCGGCCAGGCGCGGCAGGCCTTCACGGAGGCTTCGCTTCAAGGCTTGGGGCTAAAGGACATGGCCGCCCTGGTCCAACCCCTGGAGCGCCTCGCAGGCATAGAGGTCAGGGCTAAGGCCTAG
- a CDS encoding MFS transporter gives MLNRSTSQVRFWQRPFYGWYIVGITSFLTMYLSTAVIYGYSFSFVGMRNTFGWSATATSAAFAFQRIQGAFISPITGMLVDRLGPRKMITSGITVTSAGLILMSRIQNLWQFYLTALVVALGMSLAFNVPMSTLVVRWFKRNRSRALGLLMIGPPIGGLFVPIVGAVYSAWGWRDAILAFGISTGAIGIPLSLLLYNTPQQKGLLPDGDVPGSDEEGSAGAAAVGMTVREALRSRAFWILSIALSIEGMALNGAIVHQVQHLRNEGLSEGGAATVVSVLATSYLVGRIPFTLFGDRLPGQLLAVAAVVSAGLGFLLFGFPSHLWAVALAILFLGIGHGVITPLRSIIGADYFGTKAFASIMGIFEVPFIIGAIFGPLILGAVFDWRGDYTFAMVAIGLLIIASAPFLLLLGKPKYAVPSKRLAKKRS, from the coding sequence TTGCTGAACCGCTCCACATCGCAGGTCCGCTTCTGGCAAAGGCCCTTCTACGGCTGGTACATCGTCGGCATCACATCCTTCCTGACCATGTACCTCTCCACAGCCGTCATCTACGGCTATTCCTTTTCGTTCGTCGGTATGCGCAACACCTTCGGCTGGTCCGCCACCGCCACATCGGCCGCCTTCGCCTTCCAGCGCATCCAGGGCGCCTTCATCTCGCCCATCACCGGGATGCTGGTAGACCGCCTCGGTCCCCGGAAGATGATTACCTCCGGCATCACCGTCACATCCGCAGGCCTCATCCTCATGAGCCGCATTCAGAACCTCTGGCAGTTCTATCTCACAGCCCTCGTAGTCGCCCTCGGCATGTCCCTCGCCTTCAACGTCCCCATGTCCACCCTCGTCGTTCGCTGGTTCAAGCGCAACCGCAGCAGGGCTCTTGGCCTGCTGATGATCGGCCCGCCCATCGGTGGCCTCTTTGTCCCCATCGTCGGCGCCGTCTACTCCGCCTGGGGCTGGCGCGATGCCATCCTCGCCTTCGGCATCTCTACCGGCGCCATCGGCATCCCCCTCAGCCTCCTCCTCTACAACACGCCCCAGCAAAAGGGCCTGCTCCCGGATGGTGACGTCCCTGGTTCGGACGAGGAGGGGAGTGCAGGGGCCGCGGCCGTCGGCATGACCGTTCGGGAGGCCCTTCGCAGCCGCGCCTTTTGGATCCTCTCCATTGCCCTCTCCATAGAAGGCATGGCCCTCAACGGCGCGATCGTCCACCAGGTCCAGCATCTGCGGAACGAAGGCTTGAGCGAAGGCGGAGCGGCCACTGTCGTCTCCGTCCTCGCCACCTCATATCTCGTCGGGCGCATCCCCTTCACTCTCTTCGGCGATAGGCTGCCCGGGCAGCTCCTCGCCGTCGCAGCCGTCGTCTCCGCAGGGCTCGGCTTCCTCCTCTTCGGCTTCCCGAGCCATCTCTGGGCCGTCGCCCTGGCCATCCTCTTCTTGGGCATCGGCCACGGCGTCATCACGCCCCTGCGCAGCATCATCGGCGCCGACTATTTCGGCACAAAGGCCTTCGCCAGCATCATGGGCATCTTCGAAGTCCCCTTCATCATCGGCGCCATCTTCGGCCCCCTCATCCTCGGGGCCGTCTTTGACTGGCGGGGCGATTACACCTTCGCCATGGTCGCCATCGGGCTGCTCATCATCGCCTCGGCACCCTTCCTGCTCCTCCTCGGCAAGCCGAAATACGCTGTGCCAAGCAAACGCCTGGCCAAAAAGCGGTCCTAA
- a CDS encoding amidohydrolase translates to MKSGFKIIDSDMHIFEPADLWQRYIAPEFKHAAPVGLAEFRRDMRVRVKSRVMLRSGRVRPQPKPERRYGWRKHQDEAYASSEARHWDPTSQKEAMDKEGLDLAILFPTRGLFVLGVDTPEHEGIDGIEPDFAAAIARAYNDWMRDFVQEYPERFIGAGLLAPHNVEASVKEARRCVKELGFKSLFLAPGTVNRRPWHHPGYDPLWEEIQRLNVPISFHGGGQTYLTPDFSLGIFDKLMLWHTFSQPLGIMTVAVSLCGGGVLERFPKLRVGLLEGNCSWATWLLYRLDEHYEWTGAHEAPELKMKPSEYFLRNCYISVEADEAPAKYYIQQFGDDNLVFSTDYPHGDSKYPKAVESFLGLPFPEKSKRKILWDNCCKLYGLPVHAPAPGAKRAKAKK, encoded by the coding sequence ATGAAGAGCGGGTTCAAAATCATAGATAGCGATATGCATATCTTTGAGCCGGCCGACCTGTGGCAGAGGTACATCGCGCCGGAGTTCAAGCATGCCGCGCCGGTGGGACTGGCCGAGTTCAGGCGAGATATGCGTGTGCGGGTGAAATCACGGGTGATGCTGCGATCGGGGCGGGTGCGCCCGCAGCCGAAGCCGGAGCGGCGCTACGGGTGGCGGAAGCACCAGGATGAGGCATATGCCTCATCAGAGGCGAGGCACTGGGACCCCACATCACAGAAAGAGGCGATGGACAAGGAGGGCCTGGACCTGGCGATCCTCTTCCCGACGAGGGGGCTCTTTGTGCTTGGCGTGGATACGCCGGAGCACGAGGGGATAGACGGCATCGAGCCGGACTTTGCGGCGGCGATCGCGAGGGCGTACAACGACTGGATGAGGGACTTTGTGCAGGAGTACCCGGAACGCTTCATCGGCGCGGGGCTTCTTGCGCCGCACAATGTGGAGGCCTCCGTGAAGGAGGCGCGGCGGTGCGTGAAGGAGCTGGGGTTCAAATCGCTCTTCCTTGCGCCGGGGACGGTGAACCGGCGGCCGTGGCACCACCCTGGCTACGACCCGCTGTGGGAGGAGATCCAACGGCTCAATGTGCCCATCAGTTTCCACGGCGGCGGGCAGACGTACCTGACGCCGGATTTCTCCCTGGGCATCTTCGATAAGCTGATGCTGTGGCACACCTTTTCCCAGCCGCTGGGCATCATGACGGTGGCGGTGAGCCTGTGCGGCGGGGGCGTGCTGGAACGCTTTCCGAAGCTGCGCGTGGGGTTGCTTGAGGGCAACTGCTCCTGGGCGACATGGCTGCTCTACCGCCTGGACGAGCACTATGAGTGGACGGGCGCCCATGAAGCGCCTGAGCTGAAGATGAAGCCCTCCGAATATTTCCTGCGGAACTGCTACATCTCCGTGGAGGCGGACGAGGCCCCGGCGAAGTATTACATCCAGCAGTTCGGCGACGATAATCTCGTCTTTTCCACGGACTACCCGCATGGCGATTCCAAGTACCCGAAGGCGGTGGAGAGCTTCCTGGGCCTGCCGTTTCCCGAAAAGTCCAAGCGCAAGATTTTGTGGGACAACTGCTGCAAGCTCTACGGCCTGCCGGTGCATGCGCCTGCCCCTGGAGCGAAGCGGGCGAAGGCGAAGAAGTAG
- a CDS encoding 4-carboxymuconolactone decarboxylase, whose translation MEERYQKGIGVVQTLWKGSKGMQASPGDPANAHDLTRLVTEHCFSDSWSRPGLPLKTKSLLTIAILTTLGNPEELKGHIRGALNIGITKEEIVELLIHTLAYTGAPRTVTAFRVAKEVFNDVK comes from the coding sequence ATGGAAGAGCGGTATCAAAAGGGCATCGGCGTTGTGCAGACGCTGTGGAAGGGGAGCAAGGGGATGCAGGCATCTCCCGGCGACCCGGCGAATGCCCATGACCTGACGCGCCTGGTGACAGAGCATTGCTTCTCCGATTCGTGGTCGCGGCCGGGGTTGCCGCTGAAGACGAAGAGCCTGCTGACCATCGCCATCCTGACGACGCTGGGGAACCCGGAGGAGCTGAAGGGGCACATCCGCGGCGCGCTGAATATCGGCATTACGAAGGAAGAGATCGTGGAGCTGTTGATCCACACGCTGGCCTACACGGGCGCGCCGAGGACGGTGACGGCCTTCCGCGTGGCGAAGGAAGTCTTTAACGACGTGAAGTAG
- a CDS encoding NAD(P)-dependent oxidoreductase — translation MTMVGIIGCGQMGGGMWRNFKGKGQTAIVYDVREEATKPLAALGAPVAKSAKELASKANVIVTSLPTSHDVERAMFGRDGVVEGAKAGTTVIDTTSGHPLVTRSIAERLREKGLRMIDCGVSGGPQGANAGTLRIMLGGESAAIEEHMATIKLLGSEIHHCGAVGAGHAMKTLLNLRNQVVNTVTAEVLLIGAKFGLDPKLVGQVVGASGVFNSYIMNPQGRKAIGFGIGLASKDYDVAMSLANDLGVTALLSSTGQQIFRAVKHDQGADADVFSFVNTLEDWAHFNLPGRNETAK, via the coding sequence ATGACAATGGTCGGCATAATCGGTTGCGGGCAGATGGGCGGCGGCATGTGGCGCAACTTCAAAGGCAAGGGGCAAACGGCCATCGTCTACGACGTGAGGGAGGAGGCGACGAAGCCGCTGGCGGCCCTGGGCGCGCCGGTGGCGAAGAGCGCGAAGGAGCTGGCCTCCAAGGCGAACGTCATCGTAACCTCGCTGCCTACCTCCCACGATGTGGAGCGGGCGATGTTCGGGAGGGACGGCGTCGTGGAGGGGGCGAAGGCGGGAACGACGGTGATAGACACGACAAGCGGCCATCCGCTGGTGACAAGGAGCATCGCCGAGCGGCTGCGGGAGAAGGGTCTGCGAATGATTGACTGCGGCGTGAGCGGCGGCCCCCAAGGGGCGAACGCCGGGACGCTGCGCATCATGCTGGGGGGCGAGAGCGCGGCCATCGAAGAGCATATGGCCACGATCAAGCTCTTGGGGAGCGAGATCCACCACTGCGGCGCTGTGGGCGCGGGCCACGCGATGAAGACGCTCCTGAACCTGCGGAACCAGGTGGTGAACACGGTAACGGCTGAGGTGCTGCTCATCGGCGCGAAGTTCGGGCTGGACCCGAAGCTGGTGGGCCAGGTGGTGGGCGCGAGCGGCGTCTTCAACAGCTACATCATGAACCCGCAGGGTCGGAAGGCCATCGGCTTCGGCATCGGCCTGGCGAGCAAGGACTACGATGTGGCGATGAGCCTGGCGAACGACCTGGGGGTGACGGCGCTCCTTTCTTCGACGGGCCAGCAGATCTTTCGCGCGGTGAAGCACGACCAGGGGGCCGATGCGGATGTGTTCAGCTTTGTGAACACGCTGGAGGACTGGGCGCATTTCAACCTGCCGGGGCGCAACGAAACGGCGAAGTAA
- a CDS encoding CoA transferase, translated as MLEGIRVVELAQWGFVPSCAAILADWGADVIKIEHPRTGDPMRKIGSLGVGLPELDGFNYMFEQLNRGKRSIGLDVSRPSGREVFFDLLKKSDVLVTSFLEPARERLGGTYDDVAKVNPRLIYARGHGQGQRGPDADQPGFDVVSYWSRGGIGHLVSTKDGRFIKPWGGSGDLPGGMFLAGGIAAALFRRSVTGRGGLVDMSLLGAAIWSSGVDIVPAALAGQDMPKHGDEPRGNALIGHYMTKDGRYIYLNMMESDRYWPSFCKAMRREELAQDRQYATAQARGRHCLELWEIIKAEFKKATLAEWSERLRASGCVWGPVQTPLEASRDVQVIKNSYMVEHPTQAKVKLASTPVQFNDGKVTFRRGAPLLGEHTEAILGGLGYDGETIRKLKFEGIVA; from the coding sequence ATGCTCGAAGGCATAAGGGTCGTAGAGCTTGCGCAGTGGGGCTTTGTGCCTTCGTGCGCGGCCATCCTGGCCGATTGGGGCGCGGACGTCATCAAGATCGAGCACCCGCGCACGGGCGACCCGATGCGGAAGATCGGCAGTTTGGGGGTCGGCCTGCCTGAACTTGATGGCTTCAACTACATGTTCGAGCAGTTGAACCGGGGGAAACGCAGCATCGGTCTTGACGTAAGCAGGCCGAGCGGGCGCGAGGTCTTTTTCGACCTGCTCAAGAAGTCGGACGTTCTGGTCACGAGCTTTCTTGAACCGGCTCGCGAGCGGCTAGGGGGCACCTACGACGATGTGGCGAAGGTGAACCCACGGCTTATCTATGCCAGAGGCCACGGCCAAGGCCAGCGCGGGCCGGATGCCGACCAGCCAGGCTTTGACGTGGTCTCCTACTGGTCGCGAGGGGGCATAGGCCACCTGGTTTCCACGAAGGATGGGCGCTTCATCAAGCCGTGGGGTGGCTCCGGCGATCTGCCCGGGGGCATGTTTCTGGCGGGAGGGATCGCCGCGGCGCTCTTCCGCCGAAGCGTAACGGGGAGGGGAGGGCTTGTGGATATGTCGCTCCTTGGGGCGGCCATTTGGTCGTCGGGGGTGGACATCGTGCCTGCGGCGCTGGCGGGGCAGGATATGCCGAAGCACGGCGATGAGCCCCGAGGGAATGCGCTCATTGGCCACTATATGACGAAGGACGGGCGGTATATCTACCTGAACATGATGGAGTCCGACCGCTACTGGCCGAGCTTCTGTAAGGCGATGCGGCGGGAGGAGCTTGCGCAGGATCGGCAGTACGCCACGGCCCAGGCGCGCGGTCGGCACTGCCTGGAGCTGTGGGAGATCATCAAGGCGGAGTTCAAGAAGGCGACGCTGGCCGAGTGGTCGGAGCGCCTACGAGCTAGCGGCTGTGTTTGGGGCCCGGTGCAGACGCCGCTGGAGGCCTCCCGCGATGTGCAGGTAATCAAGAACAGCTACATGGTGGAGCATCCCACCCAGGCGAAGGTGAAGCTGGCCTCCACCCCCGTGCAGTTCAACGATGGCAAGGTGACCTTTCGCAGGGGCGCGCCGTTGCTGGGGGAGCATACCGAGGCTATCCTTGGCGGGCTTGGCTATGACGGGGAGACGATACGGAAGCTGAAGTTCGAAGGCATCGTGGCCTAG
- the truD gene encoding tRNA pseudouridine(13) synthase TruD, whose protein sequence is MHRHSLRSITAHMPRLQFLTMRYTVKATPKDFIVEELLASPLEETGAYAVYRVTKRLLTTLEVQERIAQQLNVSPRDVVFPTLKDKGALATQFCTVRGSGPQRLSGAGYEAHAAGRMSRHLNPRDISGNRFTLTIGVPSAGDAERLAARLREIAEHGLPNYFDEQRFGSYSPGGLFIGKAILQRDAEAALRAYFTQPAPGDPPDLRAFKRIAKDRWPDWKYLFEQAPRSNHRSILSFFKDHPSDFRKAVNLITPRLLPLLLSAYQSFLWNRIASRYLQSIAGLVPPEGAKLEIAGEPLALYRTLPKEPLDSLRRLLAPLPNHQARLRDPTLARIVQETLAQEGFCLGDMKARILQNAYLAKGERPLLLFPREMSAQALSDTSIQAKFVLPPGAYATLVVKVAASAA, encoded by the coding sequence ATGCATCGCCATTCCCTGCGCTCCATCACGGCGCACATGCCTCGGCTACAATTCCTAACCATGCGCTACACCGTCAAGGCAACGCCTAAAGACTTCATCGTGGAAGAGCTCCTGGCAAGTCCGCTCGAAGAAACAGGCGCATACGCCGTCTATCGCGTCACCAAGCGACTCCTCACCACCTTAGAGGTGCAGGAGCGCATCGCCCAACAGCTCAACGTCTCCCCTCGGGATGTCGTCTTCCCGACGCTCAAGGACAAGGGGGCCCTTGCCACCCAGTTCTGCACCGTGCGCGGCTCCGGGCCGCAGCGCCTCTCCGGCGCGGGCTATGAGGCTCACGCTGCAGGGCGTATGTCCCGGCACCTCAACCCCCGCGATATCTCCGGCAATCGCTTCACCCTCACCATCGGCGTGCCCTCGGCGGGCGATGCCGAACGCCTAGCGGCTCGCCTGCGCGAAATAGCGGAGCACGGCCTGCCCAACTACTTCGATGAGCAGCGCTTCGGCTCCTACTCCCCCGGCGGGCTCTTCATCGGCAAGGCCATCCTCCAGCGCGATGCCGAAGCCGCCCTTCGCGCCTACTTCACCCAGCCTGCCCCCGGCGATCCTCCCGATCTCCGCGCCTTCAAGCGCATCGCCAAGGATCGCTGGCCTGATTGGAAGTACCTGTTCGAGCAGGCCCCTCGCTCCAACCATCGCAGCATCCTCTCCTTCTTCAAAGACCACCCCTCCGATTTCCGCAAAGCCGTGAACCTCATCACGCCGCGTCTCCTGCCTCTCCTCTTGAGCGCCTACCAGAGCTTCCTCTGGAACCGCATCGCCTCCCGCTACCTGCAGAGCATAGCGGGCCTCGTGCCTCCAGAAGGCGCAAAACTCGAGATCGCAGGCGAGCCTTTGGCGCTGTATCGCACCCTCCCCAAAGAGCCCCTCGATTCACTGCGACGCCTCTTGGCCCCCCTGCCTAACCACCAGGCCCGTCTCCGCGATCCCACCCTCGCGCGCATCGTCCAAGAGACCCTTGCCCAAGAAGGTTTTTGCCTCGGCGATATGAAGGCCCGCATCCTCCAGAACGCCTACCTCGCGAAAGGCGAACGCCCTCTGCTCCTCTTCCCCAGGGAAATGTCCGCTCAGGCCCTTTCAGATACCTCGATCCAGGCCAAATTCGTCCTCCCCCCGGGTGCCTACGCAACCCTGGTCGTGAAGGTCGCGGCATCCGCTGCCTGA
- a CDS encoding ammonium transporter yields the protein MNTGDTAWLLASSALVLLMTPGLAFFYGGLVRKKNVLSTVMHSFIAMGVVGVVWVLWGYSLAFSDGGNNFIGDLRYIGLQDVSAVAPGNADAGYFPQNMPHMTYMIFQAMFAIITPAIITGAIAERFKWSTYIVFLVLWLTIVYTPMAHWVWGGGWMFDKGVKDYAGGSVVHMNSGLAALAAALFVGRRLRHKADPMEPHNIPFVVLGAGLLWFGWFGFNSGSALAAGGGATLAFVTTNTAAAMATVTWVALSMWFTKKASAVGAASGAVAGLVAITPAAGFVGVMPAILIGMGAGAFCYFAVQFRSKTNVDDALDVFSVHAIGGTWGALATGLFAGIGTAGAFTLTMDRGTQIGWQLVGIIVTWAWSFGVTTAILFVLDKTMGLRVKEDEEEKGLDIALHGEEAYR from the coding sequence ATCAACACTGGCGATACTGCCTGGCTGCTGGCCTCATCGGCCCTGGTGCTGCTGATGACCCCCGGCCTTGCCTTTTTCTATGGCGGTCTGGTTCGAAAGAAAAACGTCCTCAGCACCGTGATGCATAGCTTCATCGCGATGGGCGTCGTCGGCGTCGTCTGGGTCCTCTGGGGCTACAGCCTCGCCTTCAGCGATGGCGGCAACAACTTCATCGGCGATCTCCGCTACATCGGCCTCCAGGACGTCTCCGCCGTCGCGCCCGGCAACGCCGATGCCGGCTACTTCCCGCAGAACATGCCGCACATGACCTACATGATCTTCCAGGCCATGTTCGCCATCATCACCCCCGCCATCATCACCGGCGCCATCGCTGAGCGCTTCAAGTGGAGCACCTACATCGTCTTCCTGGTGCTCTGGCTCACCATCGTCTATACGCCCATGGCTCACTGGGTCTGGGGCGGCGGCTGGATGTTTGATAAGGGCGTCAAGGACTACGCGGGCGGATCCGTCGTCCACATGAACTCAGGCCTGGCGGCTCTCGCGGCGGCCCTCTTCGTCGGTCGGCGCCTGCGCCACAAGGCTGACCCCATGGAGCCTCACAACATCCCCTTCGTCGTTCTCGGCGCCGGTCTCCTCTGGTTCGGCTGGTTCGGCTTCAACTCCGGCAGCGCCCTCGCGGCTGGCGGCGGCGCCACACTCGCCTTCGTCACCACCAACACTGCGGCCGCCATGGCCACTGTCACTTGGGTCGCCCTCTCCATGTGGTTCACCAAAAAGGCCAGCGCCGTCGGCGCGGCCTCCGGCGCCGTTGCCGGCCTCGTCGCCATCACCCCTGCCGCCGGCTTCGTCGGCGTCATGCCGGCCATTCTCATCGGCATGGGCGCGGGTGCCTTCTGCTACTTCGCCGTCCAGTTCCGCTCTAAGACCAACGTGGATGACGCCCTGGACGTCTTCTCCGTCCACGCCATCGGCGGCACCTGGGGCGCTCTCGCCACGGGCCTCTTTGCCGGCATCGGCACCGCGGGCGCCTTCACCCTCACCATGGATCGGGGAACCCAGATCGGCTGGCAGCTCGTCGGCATCATCGTCACCTGGGCCTGGAGCTTCGGCGTCACGACTGCTATCCTCTTCGTGCTTGACAAGACCATGGGCCTGCGTGTCAAGGAAGACGAAGAGGAAAAGGGTCTGGACATCGCTCTGCACGGTGAGGAAGCGTACCGCTAA
- a CDS encoding P-II family nitrogen regulator — MRRIEAIIRPERVAIVSEALAQAGFPGLNVTNVTGRGMQKGIVHQGRGGVSVTVDMIPKVKLSVVCKDADVEKIIDIVLENARTGSVGDGKIFVSSIDQVVRVRTGERGEKAI, encoded by the coding sequence ATGAGAAGAATTGAAGCGATCATCCGTCCGGAGCGCGTGGCTATCGTCTCTGAGGCCCTCGCCCAGGCCGGTTTCCCTGGACTGAACGTCACGAACGTCACCGGGCGCGGGATGCAGAAGGGCATCGTGCACCAGGGACGCGGCGGCGTCAGCGTCACTGTGGACATGATTCCTAAAGTGAAGCTCAGCGTCGTTTGCAAGGATGCCGATGTCGAGAAGATCATTGACATCGTCCTGGAGAACGCCCGCACCGGCTCCGTCGGCGATGGCAAGATCTTCGTCAGCTCCATAGATCAGGTCGTCCGCGTCCGCACCGGCGAGCGCGGCGAAAAGGCCATCTAG
- a CDS encoding DoxX family membrane protein produces the protein MSPKRQDGASDAPPLKKEAVTLRVPWGVQFFTFTLRLAMGWVFLYAGYHKLRYGFTAEGFLINATSGPWKSWFVSLGQSRAALDVIDPLVMYGQVLIGGALLLGLFTHFALLMGAAMMFLFYIAQFPPEYDLFLDYYIVYILVFLMLGVLAAGRVWGLDGYLGKNAKSFQAKWLKLFMG, from the coding sequence ATGTCACCGAAACGCCAGGATGGGGCCTCAGATGCTCCACCACTCAAGAAAGAGGCCGTCACCCTCCGCGTCCCTTGGGGCGTCCAGTTCTTCACCTTCACCCTGCGCCTCGCCATGGGTTGGGTCTTCCTCTACGCCGGCTACCACAAGCTCCGCTACGGCTTCACTGCGGAGGGCTTCCTCATCAACGCCACCAGCGGACCTTGGAAGAGCTGGTTCGTCAGCCTCGGCCAGTCCCGGGCGGCGCTGGACGTCATAGACCCCCTTGTCATGTACGGCCAGGTCCTCATCGGCGGCGCCCTCCTCCTCGGCCTCTTTACCCACTTCGCCCTCCTCATGGGCGCGGCCATGATGTTCCTCTTCTACATCGCCCAGTTCCCCCCTGAATACGACCTCTTCCTCGATTATTACATCGTCTATATCCTCGTCTTCCTCATGCTCGGCGTCCTCGCCGCTGGCCGCGTCTGGGGCCTTGATGGCTACCTGGGAAAGAACGCCAAATCCTTTCAGGCCAAGTGGCTCAAGCTCTTCATGGGCTAA